Genomic DNA from Puntigrus tetrazona isolate hp1 chromosome 6, ASM1883169v1, whole genome shotgun sequence:
tagtgtACCGGTAAAGCACGGAAGAAAAGTAATTTTATCAGGCGCGCTGAACAGGCATACATTTTTCTATGGACTAACGGTAAATTGCGTGAAAACAATATAGCTCATGTCATGCGACGTTAAATTGGAGAATATATGATGTtgctctgttttcatttatacatgCCACCTGCTAGGGATTGAGCCCTCCGGGAAAATGTTCCTTTATCGCACCAGAAGGCTCCAGCTTTTAGGCGAAAAGCTCCCTTGGTATCAGCGCAGGTTATCTCATTACAATACTCTTGATGACAGTTGTGATAAAACCAGCCTTCTGATGCAACTTTGCGCCGACCGTTATTACCTTTCTCCTGAAGCTTTCCACACTAGAACCTGTACCTATGGACCTTTAGGAACAggaatgaagaaaaacattattgaaCAGTGGACTTCAGCAATACGCTCAAAAGCATATGTGTTTGGGATCACTACTTCAGTGCAAAACAGAATGTGTGAGGATTCTGTCAGGATTGTTAATGTAGATACCCTTCAAGAAATACTCGACCAAGAAAGTTTAACTGAAAAAGAAGCATCTCAGAAGATTCAAACACTCATAAAAGACAGTGCGTCTGTTCGGACGAGTCTCCTGCAGGGTAAGTGTAGACGTACACTGTTCTTGTGTTCATAGTTTACAGTACAAGAATAAATCAGTTTGTCCCTCAAGGTGCTTTGCAGCAGTATATTCAGGCTTTGGAGCTTGTGAATAGGACATTGCCTTTTGGATTGGCAGAGATAGGTCTGTGCCATCATTCTGATAGTCAGCAGAGACATTCATCTGGATCGTGAGTCttttgttttatcagctgtgttATATTAATGAGTGACTTTACTAGACTCGATCTAATATCAAGATGaaatttgtaattatgtaattgcTTTGCCTCTCATATGACTGTAAATGTAACCTTTTAATTAATCTCCATTAGCTCATTTGAGGTCACAGAGTCATCTTTGGTTTGGTTCTGTTCTCCTCGGACTTCTTCACAGTGGATGGACTACTGGGCTCATCAAAGACTGCAGTGGTGGAGGAAGGTATGGCAGCTTGAACAAGGGTGAAATgcctaacaaaattaaaaacactttatgtAGCATTTATATTAGCCAAATTAAATTGAGGTTCTGGccttttatatattgtattttatattgtgtataacTTGTGAAACCAACTGTTCTACATCTGCTCTAAGGACTGAACATGTatgcagcaaaatataaaaagttgcAGATATAGGGTCATTCCGTGTCAACTCAACCAGAGTTTGGaatattgctaatatttttttctgaagaaagatAAATATGTTTAGTGATAACAGCCAAAATATTAGATGTCGCagataattctttttttataggagtgtcaaaatgacaataatcaTCTGAGATTCAGAACCATATTGCAGGGGGTAAAAATGCCCCAAGAATCCCCATTTCCACTGTTGAGCCAAAAGTGTTACGTGCTAGTCTCATTTCCACTGTTATTTTTCGGGAGTTGATCATGCTTCGTCTGTGTTTCCTTGTCTCCAATGAAAATCTTGGGGTACAGTGGGCCAGCTGGGACTAGAGGAGTGGTCACATCCACTACACaatcatataaaacattttaaaggggtcatggcaaagatttttttgttactttaatgTTCCTTAATGTTAGTATGTATTTTGTAATGTGAgtattttgcacaaaaagtggataaaattattattttccatcCATATTATGAACCTCTCCAATACAACCTGTTTTTAAGTCTATCCTGTAGGATTTATCAGGAATCAGTAACTGTTCTAACTAACGTCATTCAATAGGAAAAAGTATGAGTGTCCCCTCGGCCTGATCAATCCTCTGGCATGATCAAGGGTGTCATCAACTTGTTCCTTATGCTGGGATCCTTTTAAATAAGACATGAAGCTTACAGGATATTTAAATGGTACAAAGACCTCTTatgtcatgacccctttaaagaaCATGGGTGCAGACAAGTATGGACTTTATTGAACTCCTTCTGCAGTTTGCTTTAGATCCTTCTGACTTCAATATGTTCAATGTGATGGATGAGGAACTAAAAGAAGGGACATCCCATGGTATTAAAATCCTTTATAAGTTCCCCTGGGGCTCAGAGACTCTGGAGACGGTGTGGAGCCTGGAGAAAACAGTACTGCTGAAGACTCACCAAGGAGTTTGCACAAAACTACAGGTCAGAGCAAACTGTCTTTAAGGTGTATTTTAGATTGTCAAACCAATTTtgcttgtatgtatgtgtgtatattagtgctgggcaacagTTTTCAATtttgcaattgaaaaaaaaaaaacaagtcttcTCCACTAGATTTCACCGTTTTGCAACAGAAAGCTTGTCATTCATTCAGTGTTTATTGTGGAGATACTGTTGAAAAGTACCAAGAACAAAGCAATTTGacttgaattactgaaatacatTAACTTTTCCACgaaattctaatttattgagatgcacctagGATTGATAATTAGCTGATTTTTCACATGACAAGCTTGGATCGGTAACCAGTAAGTCAGTCTCACCTCTTGCAGATTCTTTTGCTAGCGGCGCCAGCAGTGACGTCACAGCCACAGCACACTCACAGTTGCATGTAAACTTTACAGTGTAGACATGTTGATTCATGTGAGAATGATTCTTAATTGCATTCAATGTAAAAGACAACAGATAATGTACTGATGTAATATGTCATGGCAGATGAGGCTTGCACAGTCTGGGTGAgtaagtgtgtgagagaaacgGTACACACAAGTAACTCAGATATTTATAGTGCggtatacaaaaaaatatttacaaaatatgatttttggtGAGTAACATGATGgcagtgatttttttccccctctaaATATCAATATCAGCACAATTGCAGTGTgacacaggtttttttttttttttttttttttttacaaattttaataaacaagaaGTTAAAATATGTTACTTTTTGCTAATTTTCTCTGAAAATAGATCAGATCAAAGCCATAGCAGAGCTGTTGTATATCTCAGAGCAACACAGCAGTATTCTGTCACTGATTGaatccaagtttttttttaacgactCCAGTCAATGATTGTGAGCGTTGCACACTTCAGTAAGTGTGTATTAAGACTTTAGGAAAGACATCTGGAGAGTTGCTCTCGGTGACCGTGCAGCTGTAGGGCCCTGGCACACAATGTGTAGACCCAGAGCAAACCAACCACTGAATTGGTAGACTTTAGCTTTTTTAAACTTTAGCGAACTTACCTATGTACAAATAGCTTGTCACACCTCAAAACAGAAAGGCAAaattcaaagtgtgtgtgtgtatatatatgtgtatatatatgtatgtatgtgtgtgtgtgtgtgtgtgaaataatttttacaacTGTCTTTGAAGAACACTGATTTATGATCATGTAAATTTCAGTGCAAAGATGGAAGAAAGTCTGTAGTTCCTCATGTCATCTCGGTCAGTGCAAATGTGGATCGAGGGATGCTGGCTTACCTGTTTAACTCATTTCAATTGCTGAAGAAAACTGACAGCAAACAAAAGCCTCATCAAAGAATGGTAAGCTCAtgcttttctttccttttttctttttattaaggTGCCcctattgtgctttttttaagggtttctaattttgttttagAGGTCTCCTACAATAGTATATTAGTACATtctcaaacaatacaaaattatttatttcagtcttAATTTTCTCTAAAGAATTCCTTACTAAGAACCTACATATGCTGCTCTAATTGGTCAGATGGCAGAGTCTGTTTAGTCTGATTATGAAATAATGTAAGAACTAAACTCCACTGCAAGCATGCCTTGAGCAGAGAAAGTGTTTAATTAGTTTGTGGTACGTTATGAGATATCATATCTCTACTGCATCAGCATTAGCAAGTGTATGTATCAATTATTACTGGTAATTTaacatgttaattaaattaatgaattactgtaaaaaataatgtgttaaaattcTTAACACATTTAACACACTTTTACTGCCCCAGACCTATGTGGGTAATCTGAGATTTCATACAGTAGATTGATGACAAACATGAGGAAAAGCAACATCtcactttgaattaaaatgaaaatagacaTTTATGCATCGTTTCTCAAAATTGAAAACACCAAACAAGACATTCCTAAAATAAAGCTCTTCATATATATGGTTTTATATACATGGTCTTGCCACAGTTTTCTTGTATGatcacaatgacaaaaaaatgtgaatCATAGAAGTCACAGATctatatttaaaggaacaatccacttttttgaaaataggcttgttctccaactcccccagagtttaaaaaagttgagttttaatgttttttaatccattcagccatctaaaaatgaccaaaaacgttcaatatttttcagttttctagGCTGACTAGGAACTATTCTCATTCTCTCATTCCAGTGTAATAATCAATTAACTTTATGCCTGAAACAGCCAGACGCTTTTGCTTGCACTGGGAGCTTGTCTTTCAAGCTGGGGAGTATTTTCCATAGACCTGGAGATTGGTGGAATgaattcaaaaacggtaaaactcaactttttaactttGGGGAAGTTGGCGAATGAGCCTATTTGCAAAACaagtgttcctttaattaaaattttgataCAATGATAATACCAATAAATAGGTTTACAAGAGACCTCTTTGACCTTATTTGTCAATAGATATTTGTTGGGAAGAGTCCAAACCTTAACCCAAAAAATATCAACTAAACTTTTCAGTAAC
This window encodes:
- the polg2 gene encoding DNA polymerase subunit gamma-2, mitochondrial isoform X1, which translates into the protein MFLYRTRRLQLLGEKLPWYQRRLSHYNTLDDSCDKTSLLMQLCADRYYLSPEAFHTRTCTYGPLGTGMKKNIIEQWTSAIRSKAYVFGITTSVQNRMCEDSVRIVNVDTLQEILDQESLTEKEASQKIQTLIKDSASVRTSLLQGALQQYIQALELVNRTLPFGLAEIGLCHHSDSQQRHSSGSSFEVTESSLVWFCSPRTSSQWMDYWAHQRLQWWRKFALDPSDFNMFNVMDEELKEGTSHGIKILYKFPWGSETLETVWSLEKTVLLKTHQGVCTKLQCKDGRKSVVPHVISVSANVDRGMLAYLFNSFQLLKKTDSKQKPHQRMVLKLHPTLTPVKVALDMGRGSSSELRQVCEGLFQEFLAAGISTWPGYLDSMSLSLETLHTKYDEMGVLFTLMVSESTLKSGLLLVRNRDTTIRETMHISEIKSFLLKYISASENF
- the polg2 gene encoding DNA polymerase subunit gamma-2, mitochondrial isoform X2, translating into MFLYRTRRLQLLGEKLPWYQRRLSHYNTLDDSCDKTSLLMQLCADRYYLSPEAFHTRTCTYGPLGTGMKKNIIEQWTSAIRSKAYVFGITTSVQNRMCEDSVRIVNVDTLQEILDQESLTEKEASQKIQTLIKDSASVRTSLLQGALQQYIQALELVNRTLPFGLAEIGLCHHSDSQQRHSSGSSFEVTESSLVWFCSPRTSSQWMDYWAHQRLQWWRKFALDPSDFNMFNVMDEELKEGTSHGIKILYKFPWGSETLETVWSLEKTVLLKTHQGVCTKLQCKDGRKSVVPHVISVSANVDRGMLAYLFNSFQLLKKTDSKQKPHQRMPDAFACTGSLSFKLGSIFHRPGDWWNEFKNGKTQLFNFGEVGE